Proteins encoded within one genomic window of Acidovorax sp. 107:
- a CDS encoding pseudouridine synthase: MNDSTPENPAELPGLNAADAVPAAKKPAAKRAPRKKAAPGAVEAAGLEAAAVEPVAISGPASDAPVAEAPAQEVRAAVVEIGSTALVSAAEGEGGPLSQERSLRDEVRRRSPHPEGAGRDKRKAAAVVEGYQFEDVVSGRFDEEDASTDAVPPKRVLLPQVETPKLHKVLAQAGLGSRLEMEQLILEGRISVNNEPAHIGQRIQFGDQVKVNGKPIRYRIDPPPARVIAYHKPVGEVVTHDDPQNRPTVFRKLPRLMQGKWQSVGRLDLNTEGLLLFTSSGELANKLMHPRFGLEREYAVRVLGALSNEEKQKLLDGVRLDDGMASFGSIEDGGGEGSNCWYRVTISEGRNREVRRMLESVGHAVSRLIRIRYGAMVLPRGLKRGAWLELDESDIRALVQAAGAGRPAPVEGRSEGGDAGGRSGKPRNRGRGGPRGDGARRDMSQPPVPGGPRGQKPRRDGGQSAARGNNSAAGGDRQRGGAAQPDPMKTSVGYIGMDSLSRHRQDKRRPGGGGPRRGGGGR, from the coding sequence ATGAACGACTCGACCCCCGAAAATCCGGCTGAACTGCCTGGGTTGAATGCTGCTGACGCGGTGCCTGCGGCCAAAAAACCGGCAGCGAAGCGCGCCCCGCGCAAGAAAGCGGCCCCAGGCGCCGTTGAGGCGGCCGGGCTCGAAGCCGCGGCTGTGGAACCTGTTGCCATTTCAGGCCCTGCGTCTGACGCGCCCGTGGCCGAAGCGCCAGCGCAGGAGGTGCGGGCAGCGGTCGTGGAAATTGGGTCGACTGCTCTGGTCTCTGCGGCAGAAGGCGAAGGCGGCCCCTTGTCGCAAGAGCGCAGCCTCCGCGACGAAGTTCGCCGACGTTCTCCACACCCTGAGGGGGCTGGGCGTGACAAGCGCAAAGCTGCGGCCGTGGTAGAGGGCTACCAGTTCGAAGACGTGGTGTCGGGTCGATTCGACGAAGAGGACGCCTCTACAGACGCGGTGCCGCCCAAGCGGGTGCTGCTGCCACAGGTCGAGACTCCTAAATTGCACAAAGTGCTGGCCCAGGCCGGCCTGGGGTCGCGTCTGGAAATGGAGCAGTTGATTCTGGAGGGGCGCATCTCGGTCAATAACGAGCCCGCTCACATCGGCCAGCGTATTCAATTTGGCGATCAGGTCAAGGTCAATGGCAAGCCGATCCGCTACCGCATTGATCCACCCCCAGCGCGCGTGATTGCCTATCACAAGCCCGTCGGTGAGGTCGTTACCCATGACGATCCGCAAAACCGCCCCACCGTCTTTCGCAAGCTGCCCCGGCTTATGCAGGGCAAGTGGCAGTCCGTAGGACGCCTGGATCTGAACACTGAAGGTCTGCTGTTGTTCACCAGCTCGGGCGAGTTGGCCAACAAACTGATGCATCCCCGCTTCGGCTTGGAGCGCGAGTATGCCGTGCGCGTGCTGGGCGCTCTCAGCAACGAGGAAAAGCAAAAGCTGCTGGACGGTGTGCGCCTGGATGACGGTATGGCATCGTTCGGCTCCATCGAAGATGGCGGTGGAGAGGGTTCCAACTGCTGGTACCGGGTGACCATCTCCGAAGGGCGCAATCGCGAAGTGCGCCGCATGCTCGAATCCGTGGGCCATGCCGTCAGCCGCCTGATCCGCATCCGTTACGGCGCGATGGTATTGCCGCGTGGTCTGAAGCGCGGAGCCTGGCTGGAGCTGGACGAGAGCGATATCCGTGCCCTGGTTCAGGCTGCAGGCGCCGGGCGCCCGGCGCCCGTTGAGGGACGCTCCGAAGGGGGCGACGCTGGCGGGCGTAGCGGCAAGCCTCGCAACCGTGGTCGTGGTGGCCCACGGGGTGATGGCGCGCGCCGCGATATGTCGCAACCGCCGGTCCCAGGCGGACCCCGTGGGCAGAAGCCGCGCCGCGATGGAGGCCAGAGCGCTGCCCGTGGCAACAACAGCGCTGCTGGTGGTGATCGCCAGCGGGGAGGTGCGGCGCAGCCCGATCCGATGAAAACTTCCGTGGGTTACATCGGCATGGACAGTCTCTCTCGCCACCGTCAGGACAAACGCCGCCCCGGTGGCGGTGGTCCCCGGCGTGGAGGTGGTGGGCGCTGA